A single genomic interval of Festucalex cinctus isolate MCC-2025b chromosome 16, RoL_Fcin_1.0, whole genome shotgun sequence harbors:
- the usp15 gene encoding ubiquitin carboxyl-terminal hydrolase 15 isoform X4 yields the protein MLLCCWWCLRSEAGELDSRRVEHRVLNCEAGASATAITALSLDQWEPQTSNAASQPSQSVKNSTFSLPSYHTYSNSYDYSERSRQSEHAGLCGLSNLGNTCFMNSAVQCLSNIPPLTDYFLKDKYTSEVNEDNPLGMKGEIARAYGELIQQLWSCKYSYVTPRPFKTQVGRFAPQFSGYQQQDSHELLAFLLDGLHEDLNRIRKKPYIQLKDANGRPDKVVAEEAWENHIKRNDSIIVDIFHGLFKSTLVCPVCSKVSVTFDPFCYLTLPLPMKKERTLEVYLVRLDPLAKPTQYKLTVPKVGYISDLCTSLSPLSGVPVEKMIVTDIYGHRFHRIFATNDNLSSIMERDDIYVFEVAVNRVEDTDHVVIPVHLREKYKQSGYNQTSTPLFGQPFLIAVPRTLNEDKLYNMLLLRLCRFVRSTVVEDEDDCEESQSSKRHTVNGNATNGVLEEGSPSEMETDEQDDESSQDQELPSENDNSQSEDSVGGDNELENCTVAPQRSSKGHQSSGHNKKRLFTFQLNNMGKSDISLIKEDTRQIRFDEGHLRLNDRSYLSLDWEPEMKKKYFDDMVVEDFDKHESMAYKPQKKAYFKLKDCIELFTTKEKLGAEDPWYCPTCKQHQQATKKLDLWSLPPVLVVHLKRFSYSRYMRDKLDSLVDFPLSDLDMSEFLINPNSGPCRYDLIAVSNHYGGMGGGHYTAYAKNTDDGKWYNFDDSSVSPASEDQIVSKAGYVLFYQRQDTVKGTGYFALDREKEEEEEEEEEEEEEEEVVEEEEEEEEDVEDDESEGRRSASSVRGAASPVTAAAAAAATEDLNENQCGKNDNEEEEEALSRDVPVSAN from the exons ATGCTCCTGTGTTGCTGGTGGTGCCTGAGGTCAGAAGCGGGAGAGCTGGACAGCAGGCGGGTGGAGCACCGCGTGCTGAACTGTGAGGCCGGCGCCTCCGCCACCGCCATCACGGCGCTCTCCCTCGACCAGTGGGAGCCCCAAACTAGCAACGCTGCCTCGCAGCCCTCTCAGAG CGTGAAAAATTCAACCTTCAGCCTGCCATCCTACCACACCTACAGTAACAGCTATGACTACTCGGAGCGGAGTCGGCAAAGTGAACATGCGGGCCTGTGTGGGCTGTCAAACCTTGGCAACACTTGCTTCATGAACTCTGCTGTGCAG TGTTTAAGTAATATCCCTCCCCTGACGGACTACTTCCTCAAGGACAAGTACACCAGTGAGGTGAATGAGGACAACCCACTGGGCATGAAGGGAGAGATTGCCAGAGCCTACGGTGAGCTTATACAGCAACTGTGGTCCTGCAAATACAGCTATGTTACGCCAAGGCCTTTCAAG ACCCAAGTGGGCCGCTTTGCCCCTCAATTCTCAGGCTACCAGCAGCAGGATTCTCATGAGCTGCTGGCCTTTCTCCTGGACGGTCTTCACGAGGACTTGAACCGGATCAGGAAGAAGCCGTACATACAGCTCAAGGATGCTAACGGCCGGCCCGATAAG GTTGTGGCGGAGGAGGCTTGGGAGAACCACATCAAGAGGAACGACTCCATCATTGTGGATATCTTCCATGGCCTTTTTAAGTCCACCTTGGTGTGTCCTGTGTGCTCCAAAGTCTCGGTGACTTTTGATCCTTTCTGTTACTTGACGCTGCCTCTTCCCATGAAGAAAGAGCGCACACTGGAGGTTTATCTAGTCAGACTGGATCCTCTGGCCAAACCCACACAG TACAAATTGACCGTGCCAAAAGTGGGCTACATCTCTGACCTGTGTACCTCCCTCTCCCCTTTGTCTGGGGTGCCTGTTGAGAAG ATGATTGTCACAGACATCTACGGCCACCGTTTCCACCGGATCTTTGCCACCAATGACAACCTCAGCAGTATCATGGAGAGAGATGATATCTATGT GTTTGAGGTCGCAGTGAACCGAGTGGAGGACACGGACCACGTTGTGATTCCGGTGCACTTGAGGGAAAAGTACAAACAGTCAGGATACAATCAGACCAGCACGCCGCTTTTCGGACAGCCTTTCCTCATCGCCGTGCCTCGGACGCTTAATGAGGACAAACTCTACAACATGCTGCTGCTGCGCCTTTG CCGGTTTGTGAGGTCCACTGTAGTGGAAGATGAGGACGACTGTGAAGAGAGCCAGTCAAGCAAACGACACACTGTCAACGGCAATGCTACCAATGGCGTATTGGAGGAGGGGTCGCCAA GCGAAATGGAGACTGACGAGCAGGACGACGAGTCCAGTCAGGATCAAGAGTTGCCCTCCGAGAACGACAACAGCCAGTCCGAGGACTCTGTGGGTGGCGACAACGAGCTGGAGAACTGCACAGTTGCGCCGCAGCGCTCCAGCAAAGGCCATCAGAGCAGCGGGCACAACAAAAAGAGACTTTTCACATTCCAGCTCAATAACATGGGGAAAAGTGACATCTCGCTCATCAAGGAGGACACGAGGCAGATCCGCTTCGATGAGGGACACTTGCGGCTCAATG ACCGCTCTTATCTATCTTTGGATTGGGAACCCGAGATGAAGAAAAAGTACTTTGACGACATGGTTGTTGAG GACTTTGACAAGCACGAGAGCATGGCGTACAAGCCTCAGAAAAAGGCCTACTTCAAGCTCAAAGATTGCATCGAACTGTTCACCACAAAGGAGAAGCTGGGAGCTGAGGACCCCTG GTACTGTCCAACCTGTAAGCAGCACCAGCAGGCCACAAAGAAGCTGGACCTGTGGTCTCTGCCTCCAGTGCTCGTGGTCCATCTTAAAAGATTCTCCTACAGTCGCTACATGAGGGACAAACTCGACTCGCTTGTTGACTTCCCGCTCAG CGATCTGGACATGTCGGAGTTCCTGATTAACCCCAACAGCGGACCGTGTCGCTACGACCTCATTGCTGTGTCCAACCACTACGGCGGCATGGGCGGAGGCCACT ATACTGCTTACGCCAAGAACACAGATGATGGAAAGTGGTACAACTTTGATGACAGCAGCGTGTCGCCTGCCAGCGAGGATCAAATAGTG TCCAAAGCGGGCTACGTGCTCTTCTACCAGCGCCAGGACACCGTCAAAGGCACCGGCTACTTCGCTCTTGACCgtgagaaagaggaggaggaagaggaagaggaggaggaagaggaagaagaagaagtagtagaagaagaggaggaagaggaagaagacgtGGAGGACGATGAGAGCGAAGGCAGACGGAGCGCCTCCTCGGTTCGGGGCGCAGCCTCTCCTGtcaccgccgctgccgccgcagctgcAACCGAGGACCTGAACGAGAACCAGTGCGGTAAGAACGAcaatgaggaggaagaggaggcgctCAGTCGAGATGTTCCCGTGAGCGCTAACTGA